From one Amaranthus tricolor cultivar Red isolate AtriRed21 chromosome 17, ASM2621246v1, whole genome shotgun sequence genomic stretch:
- the LOC130803714 gene encoding LOW QUALITY PROTEIN: pentatricopeptide repeat-containing protein At5g39350 (The sequence of the model RefSeq protein was modified relative to this genomic sequence to represent the inferred CDS: inserted 2 bases in 1 codon): protein MGYGFSFSLQFKHPYLSIAQYVSLLESYTNTKSLPKIKQLHANIITFGVLLISSSKRFTLVSNLASSYGLCKHVAFARKLFAPTKIVLYNVIIRMYSQSYSPIEVLKHYVDMLYSGYLLPDKFTYPFVIKACGDLSLLKNGVVLHGRVFTSGFSSNMFVLNSLLAMYMNCGAVELAKHTFYMMGERDMVSWATMITGFVKNGRANDAAMIFDEMIDVGADFNRSAVISVSTACGHLEDLVFGRKVQRIVEENGFQDDLIICNALIDLYATCGSMDEAKEVFDRMKEKDVVSWTSLIRGYVLNGNSRRALELFRVMYLERVMPNSVTFVVLLQGCGNLQAVKEGKPIHGLVVIRNLFSDAIIKTVLIDIYGKCNNIGXCFQVLMQSSQTRVALWNAMISACTYNGLASDAAYCFKQMLNGAVNPDAITFSSLLYAYADLGDEHIAFSIHSYLMKSGLLSETEVLRGLIDLYSKCGNLEYSQKIFNEVSLKYKDVSLWSTLIAGYGTHGHGETAVWLFKCMIQSGIEPNEVAFTCVLDACSHDGLVEEGFELFKLMLTNYETSPKIYQYTCMVDLLGRAGRLQEANDLISTMPFKPNHAVWTSLLGACVVHQNVEIGEITAKALVELEPENPTIYVLLANIYASAGRWEDAENVRSRHGDIVWLRLMLFRCK, encoded by the exons ATGGGTTATGGGTTTTCATTTTCCCTCCAATTTAAACACCCTTACCTCTCCATAGCACAATATGTATCACTCCTAGAAAGTTACACCAACACCAAATCTCTTCCCAAGATTAAACAACTTCATGCTAACATCATCACCTTTGGTGTACttttgatttcttcttcaaaacgGTTCACTCTTGTCTCTAATCTTGCTTCAAGTTATGGGTTATGCAAACACGTCGCATTTGCACGTAAGCTGTTTGCACCAACCAAAATTGTTCTTTATAACGTCATTATTAGGATGTACTCTCAAAGTTATTCACCAATTGAGGTTCTTAAACATTATGTTGATATGCTTTATTCAGGATATCTCTTACCTGACAAATTTACGTACCCTTTTGTTATTAAAGCATGTGGGGATTTGTCCTTGCTTAAGAATGGTGTTGTACTTCATGGAAGAGTTTTTACTTCTGGTTTTAGTTCAAATATGTTTGTGTTAAATTCTTTACTAGCAATGTACATGAATTGTGGTGCAGTAGAATTGGCGAAGCACACCTTTTATATGATGGGCGAAAGAGATATGGTGTCCTGGGCTACAATGATAACTGGGTTTGTGAAGAATGGCCGTGCTAATGATGCTGCAATGATCTTTGATGAAATGATTGATGTTGGTGCAGACTTTAATAGGTCAGCTGTGATATCAGTTTCAACAGCGTGTGGGCATTTGGAAGATTTGGTTTTCGGAAGAAAAGTTCAAAGGATTGTTGAAGAGAATGGTTTTCAAGACGATCTTATTATATGTAATGCGTTGATTGATTTGTATGCAACATGTGGCAGCATGGATGAAGCAAAAGAAGTGTTTGACAGGATGAAGGAGAAAGATGTTGTGAGTTGGACCTCTCTGATAAGAGGATACGTTTTAAATGGAAATTCTAGACGTGCATTGGAGCTTTTTCGGGTGATGTATCTTGAACGAGTGATGCCTAATTCAGTTACTTTCGTTGTGCTGCTTCAGGGTTGTGGAAACTTGCAGGCAGTGAAGGAAGGCAAGCCTATACATGGGTTGGTAGTGATACGGAATCTTTTCTCCGATGCAATAATCAAAACTGTTTTGATTGACATATATGGAAAATGTAACAATATCGG TTGCTTCCAAGTTTTAATGCAGAGTTCACAAACGAGAGTAGCATTATGGAACGCGATGATTTCTGCGTGTACATATAATGGCTTAGCAAGCGATGCAGCATATTGTTTCAAACAAATGCTGAATGGTGCGGTAAATCCTGATGCTATTACTTTCAGTAGTCTCCTATATGCTTATGCTGATTTGGGtgatgaacatattgcttttaGCATTCACAGCTATCTGATGAAATCTGGATTGCTGTCTGAAACTGAAGTTTTGAGGGGTCTTATTGATTTATATTCAAAATGTGGAAATTTAGAGTATTCTCAGAAGATATTCAATGAAGTTTCATTGAAATACAAAGATGTTTCTTTGTGGAGTACACTGATAGCTGGATATGGAACACATGGGCATGGGGAAACTGCAGTCTGGCTTTTTAAGTGCATGATACAATCCGGAATTGAACCAAATGAGGTTGCGTTCACATGTGTTTTAGATGCGTGTAGCCATGATGGTTTAGTCGAGGAAGGTTTTGAGTTGTTTAAACTGATGCTCACAAATTATGAAACTAGTCCTAAGATATATCAGTATACATGTATGGTTGATCTTCTTGGGCGTGCTGGGCGTTTGCAGGAAGCTAATGACTTGATCTCAACAATGCCATTTAAGCCAAATCATGCTGTTTGGACTTCCTTGCTTGGTGCTTGTGTTGTGCATCAAAATGTCGAGATTGGAGAGATAACTGCTAAAGCACTTGTCGAATTGGAGCCAGAAAATCCGACCATTTATGTCTTACTGGCAAACATATATGCTTCAGCAGGTAGATGGGAAGATGCAGAGAATGTACGTTCAAGACACGGGGACATAGTTTGGTTAAGGTTAATGTTATTTAGGTGCAAATGA